A genomic segment from Torulaspora globosa chromosome 3, complete sequence encodes:
- the ATG45 gene encoding Atg45p (ancestral locus Anc_7.202) — translation MRKQGLVRISRGLDDKLRSLSSLPRSLVLGKNRQSTLGQLEILFFQMSNILFVIPSEVVQLYSSPTDKIVITGEFDDWKHSDYVLRYYGDEGYKVEIPRISGKEKTMFKLVINDREWITLSYFETAVDDSGHTNNVLNYHDYEMDESLDDVTIGSVRQENEQQKQLLSFTAEVTEDQFLPPEILSTASAPQVGLNDYVNISSYGELSSTEDLEFACDSDLGLEETIQYDSNVSFGSSQRPLDGLVSMVHKARTYWHA, via the coding sequence ATGCGAAAACAAGGGTTGGTGAGGATCAGCCGAGGCCTTGATGATAAATTGAGATCACTATCAAGTCTACCTCGATCTCTTGTGCTTGGTAAGAATCGGCAGTCGACACTTGGTCAGTTAGAGATCTTGTTTTTTCAGATGTCAAACATTTTGTTTGTTATTCCAAGTGAAGTGGTGCAACTTTACTCGTCACCCACAGATAAGATAGTCATCACTGGGGAATTTGATGATTGGAAACACTCAGATTATGTTCTCAGATACTATGGAGACGAAGGTTATAAAGTAGAGATCCCCAGGATAAGTGGAAAGGAGAAAACGATGTTTAAACTGGTGATCAACGACCGAGAATGGATAACTTTATCGTATTTTGAGACAGCAGTCGATGATTCTGGCCATACGAATAACGTCCTGAATTACCATGACTACGAGATGGACGAGTCGCTCGATGATGTGACGATTGGCAGCGTAAGGCAAGAGAACGAGCAACAGAAACAGCTGCTAAGTTTCACTGCAGAAGTCACCGAGGATCAGTTCTTACCGCCTGAAATACTGTCAACGGCTTCTGCTCCACAAGTCGGACTGAACGATTATGTCAACATTTCGTCGTACGGGGAGCTGAGTAGCACGGAGGATCTGGAGTTTGCTTGCGACTCAGATTTGGGCTTGGAAGAAACGATCCAGTACGATTCCAATGTCTCCTTTGGAAGCAGTCAGAGGCCGCTCGATGGGCTCGTGTCGATGGTACACAAGGCTAGAACTTACTGGCACGCTTAA
- the YKE4 gene encoding Zn(2+) transporter YKE4 (ancestral locus Anc_7.203) translates to MGRIGNLLHLALISRVALSHKHSHGAESSHNHDAFSHVVQRIQDTFFPFSPRYNSVLATLAIQLAPCVVIFSIPGLKKSQKGGQHSAFLPILVSFAFGTLLGDIFLHLIPEIFETVSVAGGSHTSPSILGSAILAGFMLFLFVDKSLRVMSTGSGEEISLSSHSHSHIHEPAEAVSSGTAEVPHNASRLTRRKKASDHIATQQKKLVDDPATSRKPNVSAYLSIITGCVHNVTDGIALASSFYSSRHIGATTTIAVMFHEVPHEVGDFVILLSGGFTFAQAVKSQLITSVGALLGTAIGCFLNEWGNTAGWYTQSPLLLPISCGGFIYIATVAVAPQVLQSISASKTQEIKLWALQFVSIVSGFAVMAALRLIE, encoded by the coding sequence ATGGGCCGTATAGGGAATCTACTGCATTTAGCTCTAATATCCAGAGTAGCCCTTTCTCATAAGCACTCTCACGGGGCTGAATCAAGTCACAATCATGATGCATTCTCGCACGTTGTACAACGTATCCAAGACACCTTCTTTCCGTTTTCACCACGCTACAATTCAGTGCTAGCCACCTTGGCTATCCAATTGGCCCCCTGTGTGGTCATATTCTCTATCCCAGGTCTCAAGAAAAGCCAGAAAGGCGGCCAACATAGTGCTTTTTTGCCCATTCTAGTATCATTTGCATTTGGAACCTTACTTGGCGATATTTTCCTACATCTGATACCGGAAATATTCGAGACAGTCTCTGTCGCTGGTGGATCGCATACTTCACCTAGTATTTTAGGGTCAGCCATACTGGCAGGCTTCATGCTGTTCCTTTTCGTTGACAAATCCTTGAGAGTCATGTCGACAGGTTCCGGAGAGGAAATCTCTTTGTCCTCTCATTCACATTCGCATATTCATGAGCCGGCAGAAGCTGTCAGCAGCGGTACAGCAGAGGTCCCGCACAACGCCAGCAGGCTCACCAGGAGGAAAAAGGCTTCTGACCACATCGCCACCCAACAGAAGAAACTTGTCGACGATCCCGCCACTTCTCGAAAACCCAATGTCTCGGCCTACCTCAGCATCATTACAGGCTGCGTACATAACGTCACTGATGGTATTGCGCTGGCGTCAAGCTTTTACAGCTCCCGCCACATCGGGGCCACCACAACCATTGCAGTAATGTTCCATGAAGTGCCACACGAAGTAGGagatttcgtcatcctACTATCGGGAGGCTTTACGTTCGCGCAAGCCGTCAAATCTCAGCTCATCACTTCAGTCGGCGCGTTACTTGGAACCGCCATCGGCTGCTTCCTCAACGAGTGGGGCAACACAGCCGGGTGGTACACTCAATCCCCCCTTCTACTGCCGATCAGTTGCGGTGGGTTCATCTACATAGCCACGGTCGCGGTTGCTCCGCAGGTGCTTCAATCCATCTCGGCCAGCAAGACACAagaaatcaagctctggGCTCTACAATTCGTCTCCATCGTCAGTGGATTTGCAGTGATGGCAGCTCTAAGATTAATAGAGTAG
- the RSC8 gene encoding Rsc8p (ancestral locus Anc_7.204), giving the protein MSGAEEQLSNTETGGTAEPIASGSAPPLLPHLQQQQLQQQEAAEINYEQEAQKLEDKALRFLAKQAHPVIIPSFASWFEFSEVHEIEKRSIPDFFDDSSRFKTPKAYKDARNFMINTYRLSPYEYLTMTAVRRNIAMDVASIVKIHAFLEKWGLINYQIDPRSKPSLIGPAFTGHFQVILDTPQGLKPFVPSEAVKEEPVEEAVPVEGQDEPSGQNAGSGAAASEYKFVKREPFPVNLSLRKSVYDTTQDFNALQSRDKTSRQIHKTFVCHTCGNDAVMVHYHNLRARDANLCSRCFQEGHFGANFQSSDFIRMEDVMRTGKRQWSDQELLLLLEAIEMYEDQWEKIADHVGNTKSIEECVEKFLSLPIEDQYIDDIVGDAKPKAAANGKEQNKGLTTVEAVDATIKALLDGLHKETLEETIPESARQLSAKYLKETQAVAQELVSLKVKKLDLKFEKLDKLEAALQQEKAKYVEESEKILNDRISLSKQVNELNTELSNLNISKKLVLISDQVDSGIKLVEEEEGTEADQDQLQKKSDQQLEALSYAEPQVYKPWSL; this is encoded by the coding sequence ATGAGtggtgctgaagaacagcTTTCGAATACTGAGACGGGAGGTACTGCAGAACCGATAGCTAGTGGAAGTGCACCTCCATTACTGCCCCATTtacaacagcaacagctgcaaCAACAGGAGGCAGCAGAGATCAACTATGAGCAGGAAGCGcaaaaacttgaagataaGGCTCTGAGGTTTTTGGCGAAACAGGCACATCCTGTAATAATTCCGTCTTTTGCATCGTGGTTTGAGTTTTCCGAAGTACATGAGATTGAGAAGAGATCGATTCctgacttcttcgacgaTTCTTCCCGTTTCAAGACGCCCAAAGCGTACAAGGATGCGAGAAACTTCATGATTAATACGTATCGGTTGTCTCCTTACGAGTATCTGACAATGACCGCGGTCAGGAGGAACATCGCGATGGATGTGGCGTCGATTGTGAAGATCCATGCTTTTCTGGAGAAATGGGGTCTGATCAACTATCAAATCGACCCGAGATCGAAGCCTTCTCTGATTGGTCCCGCTTTCACAGGACATTTCCAGGTCATTCTGGATACTCCTCAGGGCTTGAAGCCCTTTGTGCCCTCTGAGGCTGTTAAGGAGGAGCCGGTCGAGGAAGCAGTGCCTGTGGAGGGTCAGGACGAGCCAAGTGGACAGAACGCGGGCAGTGGAGCTGCGGCTAGCGAGTATAAGTTTGTTAAACGCGAGCCATTCCCCGTGAACTTGTCGCTGAGGAAAAGCGTTTACGATACGACCCAGGATTTTAACGCGCTGCAGTCCAGAGATAAGACATCGAGACAAATTCACAAGACTTTCGTCTGCCACACCTGCGGCAATGATGCAGTTATGGTTCATTATCACAATCTGCGCGCGCGAGACGCAAATCTCTGCTCGAGGTGTTTCCAGGAGGGTCATTTCGGCGCCAATTTCCAATCTTCCGACTTCATCAGAATGGAGGATGTTATGCGTACGGGAAAGAGACAATGGTCAGATCAGgagctgctgttgttgctaGAAGCTATTGAAATGTATGAGGATCAGTGGGAGAAGATTGCGGATCACGTTGGGAACACAAAGTCCATCGAGGAATGTGtggaaaagttcttgagcCTGCCCATCGAAGACCAGTACATCGATGACATAGTCGGGGACGCAAAGCCCAAGGCCGCCGCCAACGGAAAGGAGCAAAATAAGGGGCTCACTACGGTAGAGGCGGTCGATGCGACGATAAAGGCGTTATTGGATGGGCTACATAAGGAGACGCTAGAAGAAACGATCCCCGAGTCGGCCAGACAACTCTCAGCGAAGTACCTTAAAGAAACACAAGCTGTTGCGCAAGAACTGGTCAGtttgaaggtcaagaaattgGATCTCAAGTTCGAGAAACTCGATAAATTGGAGGCCGCTCTGCAACAGGAAAAAGCAAAGTACGTAGAAGAATCAGAGAAGATACTGAACGACAGGATATCTTTGAGCAAGCAAGTGAACGAATTGAACACCGAGCTGTCCAACTTGAACATTTCCAAGAAGTTGGTCTTGATATCGGATCAAGTCGACTCTGGAATTAAGCTTGtcgaggaggaggaaggAACAGAGGCCGATCAAGATCAACTACAGAAGAAATCGGATCAACAGTTAGAGGCTTTATCGTACGCGGAGCCTCAAGTCTATAAACCATGGTCTTTGTAA
- the IRC5 gene encoding putative ATPase (ancestral locus Anc_7.205) produces the protein MVSSGGRHPVARLLRNGRNQRRLDYKEREESDLRADFGLSESESDETAGDGPVEGRIWLQDDTGGDADVDLDSDDETNEQQLNELLQEARLKQHQKEAENEQSDDEIDEMDEATVSSKLKKLNEFVTQSQVYSGVIADTLLERSMQRQGEQKADEPPAKKQKRSVRTITDFFKGKEDTKDAEQSSYSPDDQKIAEQQPSLLKNCILKPYQLEGLNWLITLYENGLNGILADDMGLGKTIESIALLAFIYEMDTKGPFLIAAPLSTVDNWVSEFGRFAPDIPVLKYHHQDGVKARTRMLRKFFKSTGGTGVIVTSYEIIIRDAAHIMSKQWKFLIVDEGHRLKNINCRLIQELKKINTSNRLLLTGTPLQNNLGELWSLLNFILPDIFADFGIFNKWFNFEEVDLQSDSPKLNRLINDELEKNLISNLHTILKPFLLRRLKKNVLAGILPPKREYIINCPLTPMQRKLYRMGLSGKLKRTIFKELVKMFFTLNAKYIGTVSNKSIREYIAYKLKDQETDYEPPNSIMKEMDALYEEHLHKEFSSLKLQNMMMQLRQVVDSTFLFFFPYLEPEDLTLEVLLSTSGKLKVLQSLVPPLIDKGHKVLIFSQFVKMLDLIEDWCELNSLETLRIDGSIDSETRNAQIKRFNNPKDKTNVFLLSTRAAGLGINLAVADTVVLFDSDWNPQVDLQAMDRCHRIGQQKPVIVYRLCCDNTVEHVMLTRAAGKRRLEKLVIQMGQFNTLRKLALNEKSFLQQARGGLSSRATNKELMQELSQLLLSSESSIGFNKTSTIEGDDDGQLTAEEIQELTDRSPKAYTPDRDVQMPHIKLFETSTSQL, from the coding sequence ATGGTTAGCAGCGGCGGTCGTCATCCTGTGGCGAGGTTATTGAGAAACGGCAGAAATCAAAGACGGCTTGACTATAAGGAGAGAGAAGAGTCGGACCTTAGGGCGGACTTTGGGCTATCGGAAAGTGAATCTGATGAGACGGCAGGCGACGGGCCAGTTGAGGGTCGTATCTGGCTGCAAGATGACACTGGCGGGGATGCGGATGTCGATCTTGACTCGGACGATGAGACCAatgagcagcaattgaacgAACTATTGCAAGAGGCAAGGCTGAAGCAGCATCAGAAAGAGGCGGAAAATGAACAGTCGGACGACgagatcgatgagatggacGAGGCAACGGTCTcttcgaagctgaaaaagctCAATGAGTTCGTGACGCAGAGTCAGGTCTATTCTGGCGTGATTGCAGACACGCTTTTGGAACGCTCGATGCAGAGGCAGGGCGAGCAGAAGGCGGATGAACCGCCTGCtaagaagcagaaaaggtCGGTGCGGACCATCACGGATTTTTTCAAGGGCAAGGAAGATACGAAGGATGCCGAGCAGAGTTCCTACTCGCCGGACGACCAAAAAATCGCTGAGCAGCAGCCTAgtctgctgaaaaattgcaTCTTGAAACCGTATCAGTTGGAGGGGTTGAATTGGCTTATCACGCTGTATGAAAATGGTCTGAATGGTATCCTAGCGGATGATATGGGGTTGGGGAAGACTATTGAGAGCATTGCGCTGCTGGCGTTTATTTACGAGATGGATACCAAGGGaccgttcttgatcgcAGCACCGCTAAGCACTGTCGACAACTGGGTCAGCGAGTTCGGCAGGTTCGCTCCTGATATTCCAGTGCTGAAGTACCATCACCAGGACGGTGTCAAAGCGAGAACCAGGATGTTGAGgaagtttttcaagagcaCTGGCGGCACAGGTGTGATCGTAACCTCCTATGAAATTATTATTCGTGATGCTGCCCATATAATGTCGAAGCAGTGGAAATTCCTGATTGTCGATGAAGGACATCGTTTGAAAAATATAAACTGCAGACTGATAcaagaactgaagaaaatcaacACGAGCAATAGGTTGCTTCTGACCGGTACGCCTCTGCAAAATAACTTGGGCGAGCTTTGGTCTCTGCTGAATTTCATTTTGCCAGATATATTTGCGGATTTTGGGATTTTCAATAAATGGTTTAATTTCGAAGAGGTGGACCTACAAAGTGATTCGCCTAAGCTGAATAGACTGATAAATGAcgagctggaaaagaacCTAATCTCGAACCTACACACAATTCTAAAGCCTTTCTTGTTGAGgagattgaaaaaaaatgtgCTTGCAGGTATCTTACCGCCAAAGAGAGAATACATTATCAACTGTCCCCTCACGCCCATGCAACGTAAGCTGTACAGGATGGGCCTGAGCGGTAAACTGAAGAGAACCATTTTCAAGGAGTTGGTTAAAATGTTTTTCACCTTGAACGCCAAATACATCGGTACCGTTTCCAACAAGTCGATCAGGGAGTACATCGCATACAAGTTGAAAGATCAGGAAACAGACTATGAACCTCCGAATAGCATaatgaaagaaatggatGCACTATACGAGGAACATCTGCACAAAGAGTTCTCCAGCTTGAAGCTACAAAACATGATGATGCAACTCAGACAGGTAGTCGATTCCActtttcttttcttcttcccGTACCTGGAACCAGAGGACTTGACCCTCGAGGTGCTCTTGAGCACCTCGGGCAAACTGAAAGTCTTGCAGAGCCTCGTGCCGCCGCTAATCGACAAGGGTCACAAAgtgttgatcttctcccAGTTTGTCAAGATGCTGGATCTCATCGAGGATTGGTGCGAGCTAAACTCGTTAGAAACGTTGAGAATAGACGGTTCTATTGACAGCGAGACAAGAAATGCACAGATCAAGCGGTTCAATAACCCGAAAGATAAAACCAACGTTTTCCTCCTATCTACCCGAGCAGCGGGCCTTGGAATCAATCTGGCTGTAGCAGATACGGTGGTGCTTTTCGACAGCGATTGGAACCCTCAAGTCGATTTGCAAGCTATGGATCGATGTCACCGTATAGGCCAGCAGAAACCGGTCATAGTTTATCGCTTATGTTGCGATAACACGGTGGAACACGTCATGTTGACAAGAGCGGCGGGCAAGAGGCGgctggagaagctggtgATTCAGATGGGTCAGTTCAACACCTTGCGAAAGCTGGCCCTGAACGAAAAATCATTTCTACAACAGGCACGAGGTGGTCTCTCTTCCAGAGCCACGAACAAAGAGCTAATGCAAGAGCTATCGCAATTGCTCCTAAGTAGTGAATCCAGTATCGGTTTCAACAAGACCAGCACAATTGAGGGTGACGACGACGGCCAACTAACCGCGGAGGAAATCCAAGAACTCACTGATCGCTCACCGAAGGCTTATACACCTGATAGAGACGTTCAAATGCCACATATCAAACTATTCGAGACTTCCACAAGCCAATTGTAG
- the BCY1 gene encoding cAMP-dependent protein kinase regulatory subunit BCY1 (ancestral locus Anc_7.206) produces MPLSDEQKLEYELYQKEVERHDPSDLLQFSANYFNKRLEQQRQFMKNQEAFAMSKGITLFGKPSRSESVVAASSSLGGKGCGEKDVLFKSPFADQDPHSTHENENLSSERSSQSGSGVGLFKGDFKVGMEGSKRVKSPLDPHSGNSGDSRRRGNVNHQPLPLNFNAGRRTSVSGETFQPNNFDDWTPSHYSEKSEEQLKRLAKSIGRNFLFNKLDDDNKRLVINSLEEKSVKKGTEIIKQGDEGDYFYVVEEGTVNYLVDNKLVNSSGAGTSFGELALMYNSPRVATVVAATDCILWALDRITFRKILLGSSFKKRLMYDELLKSIPILQSLTTYDRAKLADALDTEFYEPGQVIVHEGDVGENFYLIEYGECEVSKKGQGVVAQLKSHDYFGEVALLNDLPRQATVTAKTKTKVATLGKSGFQRLLGPVVDVLKLNDPTRKGHDTK; encoded by the coding sequence ATGCCCTTATCGGATGAGCAAAAGTTGGAATATGAATTGTATCAGAAAGAGGTGGAGAGACATGATCCGAGTGATTTGCTACAATTCTCTGCTAACTACTTCAATAAGAGGCTAGAGCAACAAAGGCAGTTTATGAAGAACCAGGAGGCTTTCGCCATGTCGAAAGGTATTACGTTATTCGGTAAGCCTTCTAGGAGCGAATCAGTAGTGGCAGCATCTTCCAGTCTTGGTGGTAAAGGCTGCGGGGAGAAAGATGTTCTTTTCAAGTCACCATTTGCGGATCAAGACCCTCATTCTACACATGAGAACGAAAATTTGAGCTCTGAGAGGTCTTCTCAGTCTGGATCGGGCGTTGGGTTATTCAAAGGAGATTTCAAAGTTGGAATGGAAGGCAGCAAACGGGTTAAATCGCCGCTAGACCCGCACAGTGGCAATTCCGGTGACTCGAGGAGAAGAGGCAATGTAAATCATCAGCCTTTGCCCTTGAATTTTAACGCTGGAAGGCGTACATCTGTTAGTGGTGAAACTTTCCAGCCTAACAACTTTGATGACTGGACTCCTTCGCATTACTCGGAGAAGAGCGAAGAACAATTGAAGAGACTAGCTAAATCCATTGGAAGGAACTTCCTGTTTAATAAGTTGGATGATGACAATAAGAGGCTAGTGATCAATTCgctggaagaaaaatcGGTCAAGAAAGGTACGGAAATCATTAAACAAGGCGATGAAGGTGACTATTTCTAtgttgttgaagaaggcaCAGTCAATTACCTGGTGGATAACAAGTTGGTGAACTCTTCAGGTGCCGGGACAAGTTTTGGCGAGCTGGCTCTGATGTATAACAGTCCAAGAGTTGCCACTGTGGTAGCAGCTACAGACTGTATTCTGTGGGCTCTCGATAGGATTACGTTCAGAAAGATTCTACTCGGTAGCTCGTTCAAAAAGAGATTGATGTATGACGAGCTATTGAAGAGCATCCCGATTCTGCAATCTTTGACCACATACGACCGTGCCAAGTTGGCAGATGCCCTAGATACAGAGTTTTACGAACCGGGACAAGTTATCGTGCACGAGGGCGACGTCGGTGAGAACTTCTATCTGATCGAATACGGTGAATGTGAGGTTTCGAAAAAAGGGCAAGGTGTCGTGGCACAGCTGAAGTCCCACGATTACTTTGGTGAAGTGGCGTTGCTGAATGACCTGCCTCGCCAAGCTACTGTGACAGCCAAGACGAAAACTAAAGTGGCAACTTTGGGTAAAAGTGGCTTCCAGAGATTATTGGGACCAGTTGTCGATGTCTTGAAATTGAACGACCCAACTCGAAAGGGCCATGATACAAAGTAA
- the ERG28 gene encoding Erg28p (ancestral locus Anc_7.207) gives MLCFQDFIRFAQNKIVSMPAGYLPKWLLFISVVSVFNSLQTYVSGLELTRRVYENKPGETTALSARTFGTWTFVSAVIRLYGSLYLNEEHVFQLTFISYLIALGHFGSELLIFRTCKLGKGFMGPLIVASTSLIWMYKQKEYYTGSGW, from the coding sequence ATGTTGTGCTTCCAAGATTTTATCCGTTTCGCTCAGAACAAGATCGTTTCCATGCCAGCAGGGTATTTGCCCAAATGGTTGTTGTTCATCTCTGTAGTGTCTGTGTTTAACTCACTCCAAACATATGTCTCAGGCTTGGAATTGACACGCAGAGTGTATGAAAATAAGCCTGGTGAGACGACTGCATTAAGTGCAAGAACTTTCGGGACTTGGACTTTTGTATCTGCGGTTATCAGACTGTATGGTTCGCTTTATTTGAATGAGGAGCATGTTTTCCAGCTCACTTTCATCTCGTACCTGATTGCTCTGGGCCATTTTGGGAGCGAATTGTTGATATTCCGCACTTGCAAGCTGGGCAAGGGTTTCATGGGTCCATTGATTGTCGCCTCTACGTCTTTAATCTGGATGTACAAGCAGAAGGAATACTACACCGGATCAGGGTGGTAA
- the CAP2 gene encoding F-actin-capping protein subunit beta (ancestral locus Anc_7.208), producing MMSSVSPYDASLDLLRRLDPTRLNEHLHNLIQLDPSLAEDLLASVDTPLTIKRDPKASQREYLCCDYNRDIDSHRSPWSNEYFPELSAEDVQESPFPSPKLRQLEILANDSFDIYRDLYYEGGVSSAYLWELDDDNSDDFAGVVLFKNGNPSSSSWDSIHVLEAVRTGHEFTYRLTTTVILHLDKSKQMTLSGNLTRQTEKTVVVSAAQSLSQDQLNVAHVTNLGTMIEDVESQMRSMLEAVYFEKTRDIFHQTKSSALSTEEINKEAHQEIIKGLQDL from the coding sequence ATGATGAGTTCTGTTAGTCCATACGATGCATCTTTGGATCTGCTACGTAGACTAGATCCAACTCGGTTGAACGAGCATCTACACAACTTGATTCAGCTGGATCCCTCCCTGgcagaagatcttttgGCGTCAGTGGATACTCCATTGACGATCAAACGTGATCCCAAGGCGTCCCAAAGAGAATATCTATGCTGCGATTACAATAGGGACATTGACTCGCATAGATCTCCCTGGTCTAACGAGTACTTTCCTGAACTTTCGGCTGAAGATGTGCAAGAGAGCCCATTCCCCTCTCCAAAACTGAGACAACTTGAGATCCTGGCCAACGACTCTTTCGATATCTACAGGGATTTATACTACGAAGGCGGCGTCTCGAGCGCATACCTGTGGGAGCTGGACGACGATAACAGTGACGATTTCGCCGGCGTCGTGCTATTCAAGAACGGCAATCCAAGTTCGAGTTCCTGGGACAGCATCCATGTCCTCGAAGCGGTACGCACCGGCCACGAGTTTACCTACCGTCTGACCACAACCGTCATCCTTCATCTAGACAAGAGCAAGCAGATGACACTATCGGGCAACCTGACTAGACAAACAGAAAAGACCGTCGTGGTGTCGGCAGCGCAATCCTTAAGCCAAGATCAGCTTAATGTGGCCCATGTCACCAATCTGGGCACCATGATTGAAGATGTCGAGTCTCAAATGAGATCAATGTTAGAGGCGGTCTATTTTGAGAAGACAAGGGACATTTTCCACCAAACGAAGAGCTCTGCTCTAAGCACAGAGGAAATCAATAAGGAAGCACACCAAGAGATTATAAAAGGTTTGCAGGACTTATGA
- the CKA1 gene encoding casein kinase 2 catalytic subunit CKA1 (ancestral locus Anc_7.209) yields MKSKKWSESRVYTNANQLRSQDYWDYENTTIEWSTSNKQYEIESKVGRGKYSEVFEGVQLNTRDTIVIKMLKPVKKKKIKREIKILTNLSNEREPPTAKPFDKEAYYTNKKEEVLQFMRPYLYDLPHNGHENIVQLLDVVRDPISRTPALVFENVNNVDFRILYPKFTDYDMRFYMFELLKALDYCHSMGIMHRDVKPHNVMIDHKQKKLRLIDWGLAEFYHANMEYNVRVASRFFKGPELLVDYRMYDYSLDLWSFGTMLASMVFQKEPFFHGTSNTDQLVKIVRVLGSEDFEKYLLKYEITLPREFHDMDQYIRRPWRRFVNDSNKHLCGNDDVIDLIDNLLKYDHQERLTAREAMAHSWFSPIREN; encoded by the coding sequence ATGAAGAGCAAAAAGTGGTCAGAGTCTCGTGTTTATACGAATGCCAACCAGCTCAGAAGTCAGGATTACTGGGACTATGAGAATACCACTATAGAATGGTCGACGAGTAATAAGCAATATGAGATCGAGAGCAAAGTAGGACGAGGGAAGTATTCCGAAGTGTTTGAAGGAGTTCAACTCAACACGAGAGATACAATTGTGATTAAAATGCTAAAACCTgtgaaaaagaagaagatcaaacGTGAAATAAAGATATTGACGAATTTGTCAAATGAACGCGAACCGCCCACTGCGAAACCTTTCGACAAAGAGGCCTACTATACGAACAAAAAGGAGGAAGTGCTGCAGTTTATGAGACCGTACTTGTATGACCTGCCTCACAATGGACACGAGAATATTGTCCAGTTGCTGGACGTTGTACGAGACCCGATTTCCAGAACTCCCGCCTTGGTCTTTGAGAATGTAAACAACGTCGATTTCCGCATATTGTATCCCAAATTCACAGACTATGATATGAGGTTTTACATGTTCGAACTGTTAAAGGCCTTGGATTATTGCCATTCGATGGGCATCATGCACAGGGATGTCAAGCCGCATAATGTGATGATTGACCATAAGCAAAAAAAACTGAGGTTGATCGATTGGGGTCTCGCAGAGTTCTATCATGCTAACATGGAGTACAATGTTCGGGTTGCTTCAAGGTTCTTCAAAGGACCGGAATTGTTGGTTGACTATAGGATGTATGATTACTCGTTGGATTTGTGGTCTTTCGGCACTATGCTTGCATCTATGGTTTTCCAAAAAGAGCCATTTTTTCATGGAACTAGCAACACCGATCAGCTGGTTAAGATTGTCAGGGTTTTGGGCAGtgaggattttgaaaagtATTTGTTGAAATATGAGATAACATTACCTCGTGAATTCCACGATATGGACCAGTACATCAGAAGGCCATGGCGCAGATTTGTTAACGATTCGAACAAACACTTATGTGGTAATGATGACGTCATAGATCTAATCGAcaatcttctcaaataTGACCACCAGGAAAGACTTACGGCTAGAGAAGCCATGGCTCACTCGTGGTTCAGCCCAATCAGGGAAAATTAA